TTGCAAGAAGCGGGCCGCAACGAAAAAAGCCCGCCCCCTGAGGATTTACGGGGGCGGGCCGGTTTGTCGAAGCTCTGGATCAGATTATCCGATGAGCTGAAGCACTGTCTGGGGGGCCGAGTTCGCCTGGGCGAGCATGGCTGTACCGGACTGCATCAGGATCTGATTTTTGGTGAACGAGGTCATTTCCGCGGCCATATCCACATCCTGGATGACGGACATTGCAGCAGTGTTGTTCTCGATGGCGATGTTCAGGTTGGCGAATGTGTAGTCCAGCCTGTTCTGGATAGCGCCGATGTCGGCCCGGGAGGCGTTCAGGGCGTCCATGGCATTATCTATCAAGTCCATGG
The sequence above is drawn from the Desulfatibacillum aliphaticivorans DSM 15576 genome and encodes:
- a CDS encoding flagellin, yielding GEQNSGDYRINFQLDSVDSTGLSVVGVALDSMADAQSSMDLIDNAMDALNASRADIGAIQNRLDYTFANLNIAIENNTAAMSVIQDVDMAAEMTSFTKNQILMQSGTAMLAQANSAPQTVLQLIG